A single uncultured Methanobrevibacter sp. DNA region contains:
- a CDS encoding site-specific integrase: protein MNNEQILKEVHSTFNHAKATRVLYKQAIKKYCNFHGMSLEELIEEAETEEDDGVRWKRRTLKRRLINYRQYLVENHCINTVYTLMRPIMVVYKYFEIEIHELPKLNRKQAIKPEPIRFKDLPDKEIIREAINISDPKMKAIILFMASSGCARRETLNLTIQDYMDALREYTNKKDIYSILDDLEDNEDIVPTFNVRRQKTDKYYVTYCSPEAVIAINSYLLSREDELKPTSPLFKIHENYLTRSFERINDDLNLGWKGNFRRFRSHMLRKFHASALYNDGMTRDNVNDLQGKAKNKTDDAYFMTNPEDLKYEYIKHLPAVTINKEVEKLSVKSPEFISMERENEKYKQTIDKLTNDIASIMSRLDEEAK, encoded by the coding sequence ATGAATAACGAGCAAATTTTAAAGGAAGTACATAGTACCTTCAATCATGCCAAGGCAACAAGGGTTCTTTATAAACAGGCTATAAAGAAGTATTGTAATTTCCATGGTATGTCTTTGGAGGAATTGATTGAAGAAGCAGAAACAGAAGAAGATGATGGCGTCAGGTGGAAAAGAAGAACACTAAAAAGAAGGTTAATCAATTACAGACAATATCTTGTTGAAAACCATTGCATAAATACTGTATATACTTTAATGAGGCCTATTATGGTAGTTTATAAATATTTCGAAATTGAAATACATGAATTACCAAAATTAAACAGAAAACAAGCAATTAAACCAGAACCAATCCGTTTTAAAGATTTACCTGACAAAGAAATAATCCGTGAAGCAATAAACATATCTGATCCAAAAATGAAAGCAATCATTTTGTTCATGGCGTCTAGCGGATGTGCAAGAAGAGAAACATTGAATTTGACAATCCAAGACTATATGGATGCTTTAAGGGAGTATACAAACAAAAAAGATATTTATAGCATATTGGATGATTTGGAAGATAATGAAGACATCGTTCCTACATTCAATGTTCGCAGGCAAAAGACTGACAAGTATTATGTTACCTATTGCAGTCCCGAAGCTGTCATTGCAATAAACAGTTATTTGTTAAGCAGAGAAGATGAACTAAAACCTACCAGCCCATTATTTAAAATTCATGAAAATTATTTAACAAGATCTTTTGAGAGAATAAATGATGATTTGAATTTAGGATGGAAAGGTAATTTCCGTCGTTTCAGAAGTCACATGCTCCGTAAGTTCCATGCAAGTGCATTGTACAATGACGGCATGACCAGAGACAATGTAAATGATTTACAGGGAAAAGCTAAAAACAAAACTGATGATGCATACTTTATGACAAACCCTGAAGATTTGAAATATGAATATATCAAACATCTTCCGGCCGTTACAATAAACAAAGAGGTTGAAAAGTTATCAGTTAAATCTCCGGAGTTTATATCTATGGAACGGGAGAATGAAAAGTATAAACAAACAATTGATAAACTTACAAATGATATTGCAAGTATCATGAGCCGTTTAGACGAGGAAGCTAAATAA
- a CDS encoding type II secretion system F family protein, with protein MFNDFFILIGGILLSVVKFLQTLSFSRKKDEGKSIDSTIFSKLNLDVETQPIKHETRFDEIRDSLLYYLLKKPVIGILFALLVITAIFTSLEISAIYLVVVLMIYIFLIYYPQIKEQKGYSDLNQELPYALRHMSIELKAGRGLHDAMITIRNANYGSLSREFNRILEEVKFGKPTEDALLEMANRVKSDGLSRSIHQIVGTLRVGGNLAGSLEIIAQDISFDMQIKLKEFSQKLNSFILIYTFIAILAPVISLIMLMAGSTVMGDIISSQLLYLIYVIFFPLVVIVMGLFIKKLEPKI; from the coding sequence ATGTTTAATGATTTTTTTATCCTCATTGGAGGAATACTGCTATCCGTTGTCAAATTCCTGCAGACATTATCGTTTTCAAGAAAAAAAGATGAAGGCAAAAGCATCGACTCCACAATATTTTCCAAACTCAATCTTGATGTTGAAACCCAACCAATAAAGCACGAGACAAGATTTGATGAAATCAGGGACAGTCTGTTATATTATCTTTTAAAAAAACCTGTGATTGGAATTTTGTTTGCATTGCTGGTCATCACCGCCATTTTCACAAGTCTTGAGATTAGCGCAATTTATCTTGTGGTTGTTTTGATGATTTATATCTTTTTAATCTATTATCCTCAAATCAAAGAGCAGAAAGGATATTCGGATTTGAATCAGGAACTTCCATATGCATTGAGGCACATGAGCATTGAACTTAAGGCAGGAAGGGGTCTGCATGACGCAATGATAACAATCAGAAACGCAAACTACGGTTCCCTGTCACGGGAGTTCAATCGGATTTTGGAGGAGGTGAAGTTCGGAAAGCCAACCGAAGATGCCCTTCTTGAAATGGCAAATCGCGTAAAATCAGATGGCCTTTCAAGGTCAATCCATCAGATTGTTGGTACCCTCAGGGTTGGAGGAAACCTTGCTGGAAGCCTTGAAATCATTGCGCAGGACATTTCATTTGACATGCAGATAAAGCTAAAGGAATTTTCCCAGAAACTTAATTCATTTATCCTGATTTATACTTTCATTGCAATCCTGGCTCCTGTGATAAGCCTGATTATGCTGATGGCAGGATCAACTGTTATGGGAGACATAATATCTTCACAGCTGCTGTATCTGATTTATGTAATATTCTTCCCTTTGGTTGTGATAGTTATGGGATTGTTTATCAAAAAATTAGAGCCTAAAATTTAG
- a CDS encoding CpaF family protein has protein sequence MTKIAIGEIMKNEIIPQYDVRKSEYTHQEKMLLGEMRENLVDIAISTGENFQVSEERLLSDIKNLLFLRLSGENQNNDISNEYLDHLSRRFLRDIIGYGKIDPLIQDDELEEIMIIGTSKPIFVYHRQYGMMKTNLQFENDTELRDLIDSIARQINRRIDQESPILDGRLVDGSRINATIPPVSADGPSLTIRKFKRDPLTIIDLINSRTISLDLAGFLWLCIDGLGVKSANAIISGGTSSGKTTTLNALSAFINPNERIITIEDTLELQIPHEHVIRMETRPANVEGKGELTMNDLVKNSLRQRPDRIIVGEVRAGEAITLFTALNTGHSGFGTLHSNDARETITRLTNEPMSVPEIMIQAIDFIIMQNRIYTPSGMSFRRISEVVEVVGMEEGTVQLNKLFQWNPERDTIDNVGVTSHTLQQIASLSGKTIPDLLSEIENRKIVLKHMINHDIRSVEEVNSVIELYHKEPQKVLNRIIMNR, from the coding sequence ATGACTAAAATCGCCATTGGTGAAATTATGAAAAATGAAATTATACCACAATATGATGTAAGAAAAAGTGAATATACTCACCAGGAGAAAATGCTTCTTGGAGAAATGCGTGAAAACCTTGTTGACATAGCTATATCAACCGGCGAAAACTTTCAGGTTTCAGAAGAGAGACTATTATCTGACATAAAGAACCTATTATTCTTAAGACTTTCAGGAGAAAATCAAAATAATGACATCTCAAATGAATATTTGGACCACTTGTCTCGAAGGTTCCTGAGGGACATTATCGGATACGGTAAAATCGACCCCCTCATCCAGGATGATGAACTTGAAGAAATCATGATAATCGGAACCTCAAAGCCGATATTCGTCTATCACAGGCAATACGGAATGATGAAAACCAATCTCCAATTTGAAAATGATACGGAGCTAAGAGACCTGATTGACTCCATTGCCAGACAAATCAACAGAAGAATCGACCAGGAGTCTCCGATTTTGGACGGAAGGCTGGTTGACGGATCAAGGATAAACGCCACAATACCTCCAGTTTCTGCTGACGGACCATCACTGACAATACGCAAGTTCAAGCGGGACCCCCTAACCATCATCGACTTGATAAATTCAAGGACAATATCACTTGATCTGGCGGGGTTTCTGTGGCTTTGCATTGACGGGCTTGGAGTCAAATCGGCAAATGCCATCATCTCAGGAGGAACAAGTTCAGGAAAGACCACCACACTCAATGCACTTTCCGCATTCATCAATCCAAACGAGAGGATAATAACCATAGAAGACACACTGGAACTGCAGATTCCACACGAGCATGTCATCCGCATGGAAACCCGTCCCGCCAATGTTGAGGGAAAGGGCGAGCTTACAATGAACGACCTTGTCAAAAATTCCCTGAGACAGCGCCCGGACAGGATAATAGTTGGCGAAGTGAGAGCCGGTGAGGCCATCACCCTTTTTACCGCACTGAACACGGGACATTCAGGTTTCGGAACCCTCCACTCAAATGATGCAAGAGAGACAATAACAAGACTGACCAATGAACCGATGTCCGTTCCTGAAATAATGATTCAGGCAATTGATTTTATCATAATGCAGAATAGAATCTACACTCCATCAGGGATGTCATTTCGAAGAATCAGCGAAGTGGTCGAGGTTGTGGGAATGGAAGAGGGCACGGTGCAGCTGAACAAGCTCTTCCAATGGAATCCCGAAAGGGACACAATAGACAATGTGGGCGTGACAAGCCATACCCTTCAGCAGATTGCATCACTAAGCGGGAAGACCATACCTGACCTTTTAAGTGAAATCGAAAACCGGAAAATTGTCCTGAAGCATATGATAAACCATGATATCCGTTCTGTCGAAGAGGTAAACAGCGTCATAGAGCTTTACCATAAGGAGCCCCAGAAGGTCCTGAACAGAATCATCATGAACAGGTGA